The following nucleotide sequence is from bacterium.
TTCGGCCTGGGTATGGCCGTGGTGCAGCGGATCGTGGAATCCCTGGGCGGGGCGATCAGGGTGGAGGACTGCCCGGGCGGGGCCTCTTTCCTGATCGGACTGCCCGCCGCGTCTGACGGGCCTGTGCCCAGCCGCGTGAACGGGCTGAAAACGCGCGGAGCGAACCAGGAGAACGCATGAACCGGGTGCTGATAATAGACGATGAGCAGTCGCTGCTGACCACGCTGGAGGTGCTGTTCAGCCGGGAGGGGTTCGAGGTGGCGACCGCCCCGGGGGGGCTGGAGGGCCTGGAGCTCCTGCGCGCAGGCGACCCGCCCGACCTTCTTATCACCGACATCCGCATGCCGGAGGTGGACGGGATCCAGGTGCTGCGCGAGGCCAAGAAGATCGACCCGTTCCTGCCGGTGGTGATCATCACGGCCCAGGCCGAGAAACAGGGAGCGATCGACGCCTGCAACGAGGGGGCCTACTATTTCCTGGAGAAACCGTTCGAGAACCGACGCCTGATCGCGATCTGCCGTGAGGCGCTGGAGTTCGGCCGCGCCGACCGGCGCTATGCCGTGCGACGCCGCGAGCTGACCAGCACCGCCGGGCCCGAGCCCCCGGTGGGGCAGGCTCCGGCCTTTGTCCGGGCCATGGACCTTGCCCGTCGCGCCGCGGCCAGCGACAGCACGATCCTGATCCAGGGCGAAAGCGGCACGGGCAAGGAGCTGGTGGCCCGTTTCATCTACCAGTCGAGCCAGCGCGCCAACCGTCCCTTTGTCACGGTCAACTGCGGCGCCCTGCCGGAGACCCTGCTCGAAAGCGAGCTGTTCGGCCACGTGAAAGGCTCGTTCACCGGGGCCATTTCGAACAAGGACGGCCTGTTCAAGGTGGCCAGCGGCGGGACCATTTTCCTGGACGAGGTGGGCGACACCTCGCTGGCGTTCCAGGTAAAGCTGCTGCGCGTGCTGCAGGAGCGCGAGATCACCCCGGTGGGCTCCACCGAGCCGGTCACGGTGGATGTGCGGGTGATCGCGGCCACGAACAAGGACCTGGAGGCCGAGGTTGAATCGGGACAGTTCCGCCGCGACCTGTTCTACCGTCTGAACGTGATCCCGATCACCGTGCCCCCCTTACGCGAGCGGGCCGGGGACATCCCGGCGCTGATCGACCATTTCCTGCGCCGCCTGGGACGGGACCAGGGCCACGAGACGCTTTTCACCCCCGGTGCGCTGGAGGTGCTGTCCGCCTGCAGTTGGAAAGGCAACATCCGCGAGCTGGAAAATGTAATCGAGCAGCTCACCGTGACCGGCCCGGCCAACCGGATCGGCGAGGAGGACCTCCCCGCCCGTCTGCGCACCCCGCAGCCCGCCCCGCTGGCCGCCGGCGGTCCCAAGCCCACTCCCACCCTGGAGGCGGTCGAAACCGCCTACATCGAGTGGGTGATGAACCAGGTGGGCGGCAGCCGCAAGGAGGCGGCCCGGGTGCTGGGGATCGACCCCTCCACGCTCTACCGCAAGCTGACACGCTGAAAACCGGGTTTTTTTCTTTCCTCCCCGGACCAGCCAAGCTTATATTGGCATGTTGATGCCGTAAACAAATAGTTTTTCGACTGGAGAAATTTACGAGGAGGGGGGAGCGATGGATGTGATTGTTAAACCTTCTTACGAAGAGGTCAGCGCGCTGGCGGCGAGGATGATCGCGGACGTGGTGGAGGACAATCCGCGCTGCGTGCTGGGACTGGCCACGGGGAGCACCCCGGTGGCGGCCTACCGTGAACTGATCAGCATTCACAAGGAGCAGGGCCTGGATTTCTCACAGGTGGTGACTTTCAACCTCGATGAGTATGTGGGCCTGGATGAAAAGAACGAGCAGAGCTACCACTATTTCATGTGGGAAAATCTGTTCAGCCACATCAACATCCGTCCGGAAAACGTGCATATCCCGGAGGGCAACGCCGAGGACGTGGTCGAATTCTGCCAGCTCTACGAGCAGATGATCGAGTCTTTCGGCGGCATCGACCTTCAACTCCTGGGCATCGGCTCCAACGGGCACATCGCGTTCAACGAGCCGACCGGCTCACTCGGCTCACGCACGCATCTCACCCGGCTGACCGAGCGCACCCGCCGCGACAACGCCCGGTTCTTCAAGAGCCTGGACGAGGTGCCGAGTCAGGCCATGACCATGGGGATCGGGACGATCCTGGATGCGGCCTCGATCCTGCTGGTGGCCAACGGCGAGAGCAAGGCCGAGGCAGTGGCCAAAATGGTGGAGGGCCCGGTGACCGCGATGGTGCCGGCCAGCGCGCTGCAGCTGCACCCGTCGGTCACGGTGATCGTGGATGCCCCCGCGGCCTCGAAGCTGACCCGTGAGTACCCCTCCGAACCGGAAATGCTCTGACCGCCCTCTGCGCAGCCGCAGACGGCGGATGCCACCCGGAAGCTGACCGAACGAGGAGGCCCTTTTGACTGGTCCGCGTCTGTGCGTGTTCGTTCTGACTGTACTGCTGCTGTCGTTTTCGGGGTTGGCTATTGCCCAGACCCGGCTGTCCGACTCCGCCACCTGCCGTGGCGATATCGATGAGGACGGCCGGGTGACTGTTTTCGACCTCCTCGAAATGCTGAAAGTCCTTCCCGACCCGGCCGGCAAGCCCGAACGGGTGCGCCGGATCGCGGACACCGACGCCAGCGGCCGGGTGGACATATTCGACCTGCTGGAACTGCTCAAATACCTTTCCGGCTCCAAGACCCCGCCAACGATGAGCTGTGGGCCCTCGATCAGCGCAGTCAGCTCCACAGCCCCGGGCGCGGGGGACACGCTGGATATCTCGCTATCCGGCATTGCCGACAGCCAGACTATCACCGTGTTGATAGACGGCCGGGAGACACCCTTGTGCGGGTTCTCGGCGGGACAGGCGCGGGTCGTGGTGCCGGACTGGTTCTGCGGCGGCGAGCTGCGGGTGGCAGCCTCGGGTGACACCAGCGCGCCGGTCGCCCTGGTCCTGGGCGCGCTGCCCGGCTCGACCCGGGTGATATTCCTGCATCACAGCACCGGCGAGAATGTCTGGAACGGCGGGGTGGCGGACTGGTTCGCGCAATACGGCCGTCAGAACGGCAAGAGCTACAGTATCGGCGAGCGGGCTTATCCCTCTGGCAGCCCCTACCCGTGGAACAACTACCCCTACGATTACTGGAATATCTGGGTCTCCCACGCCGGAGCTGAGCCCTACCTGACCGAGCCAACCCTGGAAATCCTGACCCCACAGTACCGGGTGATCGTGTTCAAGCACTGTTACCCGGTAAGCGGCATCGGGCCGGACACGGGCTCTCCCAGCGTTTCCAGCGAGGCCAAGACCCTGGAGAACTACAAGCTTCAGTACGCGGCCCTGAAAGAGAAACTGCACCAGTTCCGGGCCAACCGGTTCATAGTCTGGACCGGCGCGGCCCTGGTGGAGGGCGAGACCAACGCCGAGCAGGGCGCCCGGGCGAGGGAGTTTTTCGAGTGGGTCAAGACCCAGTGGGATGAGCCGGGGGACAATATTTTCGTCTGGGATTTCTTCGAGCTGGAAACCGAGGGCGGGCTGTACCTGAAAAACGAGTACGCCTCCGGGGACTCGCACCCCAACGCCGCTTTCTGCCGGGTTGTGGCCCCGCTGTTCGGTCAGCGGGTGGTGGATGTGATCGAGGGACGGGGTGACAGCGGCAGCCTGACCGGCAAGCCGGCCGGAACAGATGGATAGGTTTTGAATCGAGACGGCGGTGCAGGGCGGGCCGGCATCTTTTTTGCGCCACACCACTTCAGCCGGAAACTCCCGGCCGCGGATCACGCAAAAAAGCTGCCGGCCCGCCCCCTCGCACGTTGAAAAAAATCTGACTGCTGTTTTCCGGTCAGGAGCATGTCATAACATTCCAGCAGTACAATCCATCACCCCGGGAGGCGTAGATATGCGTCGTACCTGGATTTTCCTGGCTGTAGCCCTGATAACCCTGTCCCTCTGTTCCTGCCGTGAGTCCGCAGTACGCAAGCATATCACAAAAGGAGTGGCGGCGATCCGCCTGATCGATAGCCATGAACACCTGGCCCCGGAAAAGGACTGTCTGGCGCAGGAACGCTCGCTGTTCACCACTCTGCACTATGCGGCCTCGGACATGTGGGCGGATGGTCTGGACCGCAACCTGTCGGATTCGCTGTTCGAGAATCCCACCGTGCCGCTGGAGCAGAAATGGAGCCTGATGGCCCCCTACTGGAACAACATCCGTCACACCGCCTATAGCCGCAGCCTCCTGATTGCGTTCAAGGACCTCTATGGAATAGGGGAAATCACCGACAGCACCTACGCCAAACTGTCCGAAAAGATAAAAGAGGCCAACCAGGAGGGATTCTACAGCAAAGTGCTGCACGACAAGGCCGGGATCGACCTGGCGATCTGCGATGTCGGCCTGAGCGGCCGCGACCTGGACTCGACCCTTTTCCGCGCCGTGCTGCGCCTGGATGAGTTTGTCCTCGAATCCGGGTCAGTGGATGCGGTCTGCCGCAAGTGGGGGTTCCAGGCCCGCTCGCTGGAGGACTGGGAGCGCGGGCTGGACATGGCGTTCCAGAAAACAGTGGACTGGGGCTTTGTCGGGATCAAGTCCGGCTTGGCCTATGAGCGCTCGCTGAGCTACAGCTACGTGTCGCGGGATCAGGCTGCCACCGCGTTCGAGCATATCCTGGCCGACTCGGCCGGCACCCGTCTGGCCACCTACGAGGACCGGCGAGCCATTCAGGACTACATGTTCGGCCGGATCGCGGACAACTGCGCCCGCTACGACCTTCCCCTTCAGATCCACACCGGCCTGTTCTACGACACCGGCCGTGATATCTCCCAGTCCGACCCGACCCGCCTGGCACCGTTCATCATCCGTCACCCGCGCACCCGGTTCGTGCTGATGCATTGCGGCTACCCCTACGGCGAGGAACTCCTGGCCATGGCCAAGAACCTGCCGAACGTGACCCTGGACATGTGCTGGATCTATATCATTTCGCCGCGTTTCGCCGCCGAGTTCCTGGACCGGGCGATCGAAACCCTTCCCAGTGACAAGGTCCTGGGTTTCGGCGGTGACTATGTTGTCGCAGAGGGGAGCTACGGGCACTCGGTGCTCTGCCGTCAGATAGTCTCCAAAGTGCTGGCCGACCGGGTGATCGAGGGGTTCTGGAGCGAGGAGGAAGCCCTGGATTACGCGAAAGCCCTGCTGCGGGACAATGCGATCAAGACTTTCAAGCTGAAAATTTAGGCCGCAATGCAGGGCGGGCCGGCATCTTTTTTGCGCCGCACCACCGCGCCGGGACATCCCGTTGCGCGTCTCACGCAAAAAAGCTGCCGGCCCGCCCCACCTCAGTTCAGTATTTTTTCCGCATAGCGTTCCGGGTCGAATTCCTCCAGGTCCTCCACCGCCTCGCCCACACCCACCAGCTTGATCGGAAGGCCCATCTTGCCCGCAATCGCCACCGCGCAGCCGGCCTTGGCGGTCCCGTC
It contains:
- a CDS encoding amidohydrolase; the encoded protein is MRRTWIFLAVALITLSLCSCRESAVRKHITKGVAAIRLIDSHEHLAPEKDCLAQERSLFTTLHYAASDMWADGLDRNLSDSLFENPTVPLEQKWSLMAPYWNNIRHTAYSRSLLIAFKDLYGIGEITDSTYAKLSEKIKEANQEGFYSKVLHDKAGIDLAICDVGLSGRDLDSTLFRAVLRLDEFVLESGSVDAVCRKWGFQARSLEDWERGLDMAFQKTVDWGFVGIKSGLAYERSLSYSYVSRDQAATAFEHILADSAGTRLATYEDRRAIQDYMFGRIADNCARYDLPLQIHTGLFYDTGRDISQSDPTRLAPFIIRHPRTRFVLMHCGYPYGEELLAMAKNLPNVTLDMCWIYIISPRFAAEFLDRAIETLPSDKVLGFGGDYVVAEGSYGHSVLCRQIVSKVLADRVIEGFWSEEEALDYAKALLRDNAIKTFKLKI
- a CDS encoding dockerin type I repeat-containing protein, with amino-acid sequence MTGPRLCVFVLTVLLLSFSGLAIAQTRLSDSATCRGDIDEDGRVTVFDLLEMLKVLPDPAGKPERVRRIADTDASGRVDIFDLLELLKYLSGSKTPPTMSCGPSISAVSSTAPGAGDTLDISLSGIADSQTITVLIDGRETPLCGFSAGQARVVVPDWFCGGELRVAASGDTSAPVALVLGALPGSTRVIFLHHSTGENVWNGGVADWFAQYGRQNGKSYSIGERAYPSGSPYPWNNYPYDYWNIWVSHAGAEPYLTEPTLEILTPQYRVIVFKHCYPVSGIGPDTGSPSVSSEAKTLENYKLQYAALKEKLHQFRANRFIVWTGAALVEGETNAEQGARAREFFEWVKTQWDEPGDNIFVWDFFELETEGGLYLKNEYASGDSHPNAAFCRVVAPLFGQRVVDVIEGRGDSGSLTGKPAGTDG
- the nagB gene encoding glucosamine-6-phosphate deaminase, translating into MDVIVKPSYEEVSALAARMIADVVEDNPRCVLGLATGSTPVAAYRELISIHKEQGLDFSQVVTFNLDEYVGLDEKNEQSYHYFMWENLFSHINIRPENVHIPEGNAEDVVEFCQLYEQMIESFGGIDLQLLGIGSNGHIAFNEPTGSLGSRTHLTRLTERTRRDNARFFKSLDEVPSQAMTMGIGTILDAASILLVANGESKAEAVAKMVEGPVTAMVPASALQLHPSVTVIVDAPAASKLTREYPSEPEML
- a CDS encoding sigma-54 dependent transcriptional regulator, which encodes MNRVLIIDDEQSLLTTLEVLFSREGFEVATAPGGLEGLELLRAGDPPDLLITDIRMPEVDGIQVLREAKKIDPFLPVVIITAQAEKQGAIDACNEGAYYFLEKPFENRRLIAICREALEFGRADRRYAVRRRELTSTAGPEPPVGQAPAFVRAMDLARRAAASDSTILIQGESGTGKELVARFIYQSSQRANRPFVTVNCGALPETLLESELFGHVKGSFTGAISNKDGLFKVASGGTIFLDEVGDTSLAFQVKLLRVLQEREITPVGSTEPVTVDVRVIAATNKDLEAEVESGQFRRDLFYRLNVIPITVPPLRERAGDIPALIDHFLRRLGRDQGHETLFTPGALEVLSACSWKGNIRELENVIEQLTVTGPANRIGEEDLPARLRTPQPAPLAAGGPKPTPTLEAVETAYIEWVMNQVGGSRKEAARVLGIDPSTLYRKLTR